The Quercus robur chromosome 7, dhQueRobu3.1, whole genome shotgun sequence genome has a segment encoding these proteins:
- the LOC126692374 gene encoding uncharacterized protein LOC126692374 isoform X3: MLTYFVGKFAKFNISWLRGGHPILNVGDLSIEASQRLGLLLDQLRFPTVKSLSNSMIVVLINSLSTIAKQRPAFYGRILPVLLGLDPSSSVVNGMRVSAAKHALKNAFLTCLKCTHPGAAPWRDRLIGALRDMEAGGLTDQTIPEVCKINGSLGEGKEDSPVIKEEKPTIKSCDVVDVNLGSKRAGVPDSSDLAEDENVPGKRVRPTPSASEELTRESDKNNMMSHDDISLIGPTTSRGDGDNGPVQQLVAMFGALVAQGEKAVGSLEILISSISADLLAEVVMANMRHLPPNHSKGDGGEELLLNMTIVGSDSKAKYPPSFIADVLSLSSTFPPIASLLNAHRSESNDIVQKPCDEKEDVVAEADSVLACDGLDDGSENALLPTDLPASSVVSSGMEKGCFPISSDIHDVGDLESEIPGLDSSAHADGLSETLVTSSMASTDLEEASQDQVTSLGQSTLKLLPSMSTEKSEELSPKAAVTDVSSLVSSTATSAGLSCNFVLPKMSAPVVYLDDEQKDYLQKMAFIRIVEAYRQVAVAGGSQVRFSLLAYLGVEFPSELDPWKLLQKHILEDYMGHEGHELTLRVLYRLYGEQAEDRDFFSSTTAASEYENFLLTVAETLRDSFPPSDKSLSRLLDEAPDLPKSVLKLLEDMCSPGNCDKAEDLQSGDRVTQGLSAVWRLIMLRPSIRDVCLKVALQSAVHHLEEVRMKAIRLVANKLYPISSIAKQIEDFAKETLLSVISGDATERMDTEGSVTEMQKDSHLEKPVDEHPSVSVNSKDISSDTHQSSTCQSVSSLSVSEVQRCMSLYFALCTKKHSLFRQIFIIYKSTSKTVKQAVHRQIPILVRTMGSSSDLLEIISDPPSGSKNLLMQVLHTLTDGTIPSSELLFTIRKLYDSKLKDIEILIPVLPFLPKDEVKLIFPNVVNLPLDKFQAALARLLQGSSHSGPVLTPAEVLIAIHGIDPDKDEIPLKKVTDACNACFEQRQIFTQQVLAKVLNQLVEQIPLPLLFMRTVLQAIGAFPALVEFIMEILSRLVSKEIWKYPKLWVGFLKCALLTKPQSFGVLLKLPPAQLESALTRTAALKAPLIAHASQPNIRSSLPRSVLVVLGLAPESQTSNPAQTGVAPDSQNSSQVQTSQAQTSQAQTGDTGNSDKEVLTEKSKESSGAS, encoded by the exons ATGCTGACCTACTTTGTAGGAAAGTTTGCAAAATTCAACATTTCTTGGCTTCGTGGTGGTCATCCAATACTTAATGTTGGAGATTTGTCAATTGAGGCCAGTCAACGTTTGGGTTTATTGCTTGATCAACTCAGGTTTCCAACAGTGAAATCTCTTAGCAACTCAATGATCGTAGTGCTTATCAATAG CCTTTCAACAATCGCAAAGCAAAGGCCTGCATTTTATGGAAGGATTCTGCCTGTTTTACTTGGTTTGGATCCCTCGAGCTCTGTAGTCAATGGAATGCGTGTTTCCGCAGCAAAGCATGCCCTAAAAAATGCCTTCCTCACCTGCTTGAAATGTACACACCCGGGTGCTGCACCG TGGCGGGATCGGTTGATTGGTGCCTTGAGGGATATGGAAGCTGGAGGGTTGACTGACCAAACTATTCCGGAAGTGTGCAAGATTAATGGAAGTCTAGGGGAAGGGAAAGAAGATTCACCAGTTATTAAG GAAGAGAAACCCACAATTAAATCATGTGATGTTGTGGATGTTAATTTGGGGAGCAAAAGAGCTGGAGTACCAGACAGCAGTGATCTGGCTGAAGATGAAAATGTGCCTGGAAAGCGTGTCAGACCAACACCTAGTGCCTCAGAGGAATTGACTAGAGAGTCGGATAAGAATAACATGATGTCTCATGATGACATTTCTTTAATTGGACCAACCACTTCCAGAGGAGATGGTGATAATGGACCTGTGCAGCAACTTGTAGCTATGTTTGGCGCCTTGGTTGCACAAGGTGAAAAAGCTGTTGGTTCTTTAGAGATTCTTATCTCAAGCATCTCTGCTGACTTGTTAGCAGAGGTAGTGATGGCTAATATGCGACACCTTCCTCCCAATCATTCCAAAGGTGATGGAGGTGAAGAGTTGCTGCTAAACATGACCATAGTTGGTAGTGATTCTAAAGCTAAATATCCTCCATCATTTATAGCAGATGTTCTATCACTTTCTAGTACTTTCCCACCAATAGCTTCACTGTTAAATGCTCACCGGTCAGAGTCCAATGATATAGTG CAGAAACCTTGTGATGAGAAAGAAGATGTTGTGGCTGAAGCTGATAGTGTTCTTGCATGTGATGGCTTGGACGATGGATCGGAAAATGCATTGTTGCCCACTGATTTACCAGCTTCCTCTGTTGTTTCATCTGGAATGGAGAAAGGCTGCTTTCCTATATCATCTGATATTCATGATGTGGGGGATCTAGAGAGTGAGATACCTGGCCTGGATTCTTCTGCTCATGCTGATGGATTGTCAGAGACGCTTGTTACATCCTCCATGGCCTCCACTGACTTAGAAGAAGCCAGTCAAGATCAAGTTACAAGTTTGGGTCAGTCAACACTGAAGTTACTTCCATCTATGTCAACAGAGAAGTCTGAGGAGCTCAGCCCAAAAGCAGCTGTTACAGATGTCAGCAGCCTGGTCTCATCAACAGCAACTTCTGCTGGATTGTCTTGTAATTTTGTCTTGCCCAAGATGTCAGCGCCTGTTGTTTACCTTGATGATGAACAGAAGGATTATTTGCAAAAAATGGCTTTCATTCGTATTGTTGAGGCATATAGGCAAGTTGCAGTCGCTGGAGGTTCACAAGTTCGCTTTTCACTGCTTGCATATTTAGGGGTTGAG TTTCCCTCAGAGTTAGACCCATGGAAGCTTTTACAAAAGCATATCTTGGAAGATTATATGGGTCATGAG GGACACGAGTTGACCTTGCGTGTCCTCTACAGGTTATATGGCGAGCAAGCAGAAGATCGCGACTTCTTTTCTTCTACAACTGCAGCTTCTGAATATGAAAACTTCCTTCTTACTGTG GCAGAAACGCTTAGAGATTCTTTTCCACCTTCAGACAAATCATTAAGTAGATTGCTTGATGAAGCTCCTGATCTGCCCAAGTCagttttaaaattgttagaGGACATGTGTTCTCCTGGAAACTGTGATAAAGCTGAGGATTTACAGAGTGGGGATCGAGTAACTCAAGGTCTAAGCGCTGTGTGGAGATTGATTATGCTGAGGCCTTCTATTCGAGATGTCTGCTTGAAAGTTGCCTTACAG AGCGCGGTTCATCATTTGGAGGAAGTGCGAATGAAGGCAATACGACTG GTGGCAAACAAGCTTTATCCAATATCATCCATTGCTAAACAAATTGAAGATTTCGCAAAAGAAACATTGCTCTCTGTAATAAGTGGTGATGCAACAGAAAGAATGGATACTGAAGGATCAGTCACTGAAATGCAGAAG GATTCCCATCTAGAAAAACCTGTGGATGAACATCCCTCAGTGAGTGTGAACAGTAAAGATATTTCTTCTGATACTCATCAATCGAGCACATGTCAGAGTGTGTCCTCCCTTTCAGTCTCCGAGGTCCAGCGGTGCATGTCACTGTATTTTGCCTTATGTACCAAG AAGCACTCCCTTTTCCGCCAAATATTTATTATCTATAAAAGCACATCAAAGACAGTTAAACAG GCAGTTCATCGCCAGATCCCAATACTCGTCCGTACTATGGGCTCGTCGTCGGATCTTCTTGAAATCATTTCAGATCCTCCAAGTGGAAGCAAGAACCTCCTAATGCAG GTTTTGCATACACTGACGGATGGGACGATTCCCTCTTCAGAACTACTTTTTACCATTAGAAAGTTATATGATTCCAAACTAAAG GATATAGAGATTCTTATTCCAGTATTACCGTTCCTACCAAAGGATGAG GTTAAGCTGATATTTCCCAATGTTGTGAATCTTCCACTGGATAAGTTCCAAGCAGCACTTGCTCGCTTACtacag GGTTCATCTCATTCTGGTCCAGTGCTCACTCCAGCTGAAGTTTTGATTGCTATCCATGGGATTGATCCTGACAAAGATGAAATCCCCTTGAAGAAG GTCACAGATGCATGCAATGCATGTTTTGAGCAGAGGCAAATATTCACCCAACAAGTACTTGCGAAGGTTTTGAATCAATTG GTTGAGCAGATTCCTCTCCCTTTATTGTTCATGCGGACGGTATTACAAGCTATAGGTGCTTTCCCAGCGCTG GTGGAATTTATAATGGAGATCCTATCTCGTCTTGTCAGCAAGGAG ATTTGGAAATATCCAAAGTTGTGGGTAGGATTCTTGAAGTGTGCACTCTTGACAAAGCCTCAGTCATTTGGTGTATTGCTTAAG TTACCTCCAGCACAGCTAGAAAGCGCATTGACCAGAACTGCAGCTCTGAAAGCACCTCTGATTGCTCATGCTAGCCAACCAAACATCCGATCTTCACTTCCAag GTCTGTGTTGGTGGTTCTGGGACTTGCACCTGAATCTCAGACTTCAAATCCGGCACAAACTGGAGTAGCCCCAGATTCTCAGAATTCAAGTCAGGTTCAAACAAGTCAGGCTCAAACAAGTCAGGCTCAGACTGGAGATACAGGCAACTCAGATAAGGAAGTGCTGACAGAGAAATCTAAAGAATCATCTGGTGCTAGCTGA